In Macrobrachium nipponense isolate FS-2020 chromosome 15, ASM1510439v2, whole genome shotgun sequence, a single genomic region encodes these proteins:
- the LOC135226713 gene encoding uncharacterized protein LOC135226713, with amino-acid sequence MNPLKPQPPIHESPSPNLSILLNPLSLSQLPYPPQPLLLLKPLLFPTPLPSPDLLLLLILFSLDALPSPTSPTPQSSSLSTPLPSPTSPTPQSSSLSTPLPSPTSPTPQSSSLSTPPTLTPTSLLPLISFLFHSPTSPPLYSHPSSLFPIPYLPQPLPTPQSHGPSFSPTFLSPLFYSPNVPPTPSPHPVSPMTEEDLDGYMEQLEHEYDSLEKLIAELDESETAGGIKINGIRRRILKIRDILRKIIRHRKAPPCDTRHLVPYSVWPGLSAAPRVDGPQRGKSPSVSPPSSSVSHLPPPTPPLRSSFLSIPPPSPTSPIHESPSPIPLLFMNPLPHPLLFIIPLSPSSPIQCPLPHSFSYS; translated from the coding sequence ATGAACCCCCTTAAACCCCAACCTCCTATTCATGAATCCCCTTCCCCCAACCTCTCCATACTCCTCaatcctctttctctttcccaaCTCCCCTACCCTCCCCAACCTCTCCTACTCCTCAAGCCTCTTCTCTTTCCCACTCCCCTACCTTCCCCAGACCTTCTCCTACTCCTCATCCTCTTCTCACTCGACGCCCTACCTTCCCCAACCTCTCCCACTCCTCAATCCTCTTCTCTTTCCACTCCCCTACCTTCCCCAACCTCTCCTACTCCTCAATCCTCTTCTCTTTCCACTCCCCTACCTTCCCCAACCTCTCCCACTCCTCAATCCTCTTCTCTTTCCACTCCCCCTACCTTAACCCCAACTTCTCTACTCCCTCTAATCTCATTTCTTTTCCACTCCCCTACCTCCCCACCTCTCTACTCTCATCCCTCTTCTCTTTTCCCCATCCCCTACCTTCCCCAACCTCTCCCCACTCCTCAATCTCACGGTCCCTCATTCTCCCCAACCTTCCTTTCCCCTCTCTTCTACTCGCCCAATGTTCCACCCACTCCCTCTCCCCATCCCGTCTCTCCCATGACCGAGGAAGACTTGGACGGATACATGGAGCAATTAGAACACGAATACGACAGCCTGGAAAAGCTCATTGCAGAACTGGACGAGTCAGAAACTGCAGGAGGCATCAAGATCAATGGCATCCGTCGGAGGATATTAAAAATTAGAGATATCCTCAGGAAGATCATTCGCCACAGGAAGGCGCCCCCCTGTGACACACGGCATCTCGTTCCCTACTCAGTCTGGCCTGGACTCTCTGCAGCACCTCGAGTGGACGGCCCTCAAAGAGGTAAGTCTCCAAgtgtttctcctccttcttcatcggtttctcatcttcctcctcctactcctcctctacGATCTTCTTTCCTTTCCATTCCCCCACCTTCCCCAACCTCTCCTATTCATGAATCCCCTTCCCCAATTCCTCTCCTATTCATGAATCCCCTTCCCCATCCTCTCCTATTCATAATTCCCCTTTCCCCATCCTCTCCTATTCAATGTCCCCTTCCCCATTCCTTCTCCTATTCATGA
- the LOC135226714 gene encoding arginine-glutamic acid dipeptide repeats protein-like codes for MAEELDHEYANLDKLFSELDENKIQSEKFTVIYPKMHQINRLTRNLIYRWKHRKPEEDAAAAASSTAPNVVRPGLSEHQSQSPGLSSSPPPVLTVSHSPPDSPPSTTNPPPPSSGSPPPLSPVSPPPHSPVSSPPPSIVSSPNAPPVSPPPSPVSPPLSPASPPLPLSPVSPPHASPASSPPPSPLPPSLPPSAPLFSDSSHSSPFLSSSNWGINELEQMEELEMLAIQNIKRVFKSLKYPKGLLRESKTEGYHPSLLTSSSPLSASSSPLSVSSSVSHSHASADLVAVTVGQLEESREALVKIVKEIFQVLRMKGQINRLLGTKQRKKKKRMKERQRKREERLAKKQGADVEQPEPNAYPGYGQGWEQQGYQGPPVGPGYRPGMGPQMPGPHMWQGDPQRYPGPPQIGPDGRRYPGPPQMLADGQRYPVPPRMGPGGQQYPGGQQYPGGQQYPGGQPYPGGRPYPGGQQYPVGQQYPGGQQYPGGQQYRGGQPYPGGQQYPGGQQYPGGQPYPGGQPYPGGQRHLGPPAPRW; via the coding sequence ATGGCTGAGGAATTAGACCACGAATATGCCAACTTAGACAAGCTTTTCTCAGAGTTAGACGAGAACAAAATCCAAAGCGAAAAGTTCACAGTCATCTACCCAAAAATGCACCAAATAAATCGGCTGACGAGGAACCTGATCTATCGCTGGAAACACAGGAAGCCTGAGGAGGACGCAGCAGCAGCGGCCTCCTCCACCGCTCCCAATGTCGTACGGCCGGGTCTCTCCGAACATCAAAGTCAATCTCCAGGTCTTTCTTCTAGTCCTCCTCCAGTTCTCACTGTGTCACATTCGCCCCCTGATTCTCCTCCTTCTACCACtaaccctcctcctccctcttctggttctcctcctcctctctcccctgtttctcctcctcctcactcaccTGTTTCTTCCCCTCCACCTTCCATTGTTTCTTCCCCCAATGCCCCTCCTGTttctcctcccccctctcctgTTTCgcctcctctctcccctgcttctcctcctcttcctctctcccctGTTTCTCCTCCCCATGCTTCCCCTGcttcttcccctcctccctcccctctacCTCCTTCTCTTCCCCCTTCAGCACCTCTTTTCTCTGATTCTTCTCATTCTTCCccattcctctcctcctctaactgGGGTATTAATGAGCTGGAACAAATGGAGGAACTTGAGATGCTTGCCATTCAGAACATCAAAAGGGTTTTCAAGTCATTGAAATATCCAAAAGGATTGCTGAGGGAAAGCAAAACGGAGGGATATCATCCTTCTCTCTTAACTTCTTCCTCTCCACTCTCAGCatcatcttctcctctctcagTATCATCTTCTGTCTCTCATTCTCATGCATCCGCTGATTTGGTCGCCGTTACAGTCGGACAATTAGAGGAGTCTAGAGAAGCTCTTGTCAAAATCGTCAAAGAGATCTTCCAGGTATTACGAATGAAAGGCCAAATAAATCGACTCCTAGGAACGaagcagagaaagaagaagaagaggatgaaggaaaggcaaagaaaacgggaagaacGCCTGGCCAAAAAACAAGGTGCTGATGTTGAGCAACCTGAACCAAACGCTTATCCTGGATATGGACAAGGTTGGGAACAGCAAGGATACCAAGGACCCCCAGTGGGTCCAGGATATAGACCAGGCATGGGCCCGCAAATGCCTGGGCCTCATATGTGGCAGGGCGATCCTCAAAGATACCCTGGCCCTCCACAAATAGGACCTGATGGGCGAAGATACCCTGGTCCTCCACAAATGTTGGCCGATGGCCAAAGATACCCTGTTCCTCCACGAATGGGACCTGGTGGTCAACAATATCCTGGAGGTCAACAATATCCTGGAGGTCAACAATACCCTGGAGGTCAACCATACCCTGGTGGTCGACCATACCCTGGTGGTCAACAATACCCTGTTGGCCAACAATACCCTGGAGGTCAACAATATCCTGGAGGTCAACAATACCGTGGTGGTCAACCATACCCTGGTGGTCAACAATACCCTGGAGGTCAACAATACCCTGGAGGTCAACCATATCCTGGTGGCCAACCATATCCTGGTGGCCAAAGACACCTTGGTCCTCCAGCTCCCAGATGGTAA
- the LOC135226715 gene encoding uncharacterized protein LOC135226715 → MCAEALLSSWIIHFRAPDHIMMDCRATFLSDLWAALALLMGTSHHRTTTYNPTASLMARYSGDNWEMQLPWVLLSLRTAPRANDETSPAEKVYGETLTFSDRSFLAQGLSHKQKRLCLRHNTHRPPPCHGPFCILHHSEKAYLLHISGCEDWVSIGRMKPAFLTEEDTAEDEPGNWPKVPPQNLFSPEPPNYTKGTATLLR, encoded by the exons ATGTGCGCGGAAGCCCTTCTCTCCAGCTGGATCATCCATTTTAGAGCGCCTGACCACATCATGATGGACTGCAGGGCCACCTTTCTGTCAGATTTGTGGGCTGCCCTGGCTCTCTTAATGGGGACTTCGCACCACAGAACCACTACCTATAACCCCACAGCCTCCCTGATGGCACGCTACTCCGGTGACAACTGGGAGATGCAGCTACCTTGGGTCCTCCTCAGCCTCCGCACCGCCCCAAGGGCCAACGATGAAACATCACCCGCAGAGAAAGTCTACGGGGAAACCTTG ACTTTCTCTGATAGGTCATTTTTGGCCCAAGGCCTTAGCCACAAGCAAAAACGTCTTTGTCTGCGCCACAACACACACCGACCGCCCCCATGCCATGGTCCTTTCTGCATCCTCCACCACTCAGAAAAGGCCTACCTCCTGCATATCAGTGGCTGCGAGGATTGGGTCTCCATTGGCAGGATGAAGCCAGCCTTCCTGACAGAGGAGGATACTGCTGAAGATGAACCCGGCAACTGGCCCAAAGTGCCACCGCAGAACCTGTTTTCCCCTGAGCCCCCAAACTATACCAAGGGCACTGCAACCCTCCTAAGATAG